A window of the Kosakonia sp. BYX6 genome harbors these coding sequences:
- the ilvN gene encoding acetolactate synthase small subunit, with protein sequence MRRILSVLLENESGALSRVIGLFSQRGYNIESLTVAPTDDPTLSRMTIQTVGDQKVLEQIEKQLHKLVDVLRVNELGQGAHVEREIMLVKIQASGYGREEVKRNAEIFRGQIIDVTPSIYTVQLAGTSDKLDAFLATIRDVAKIVEVARSGVVGLSRGDKIMR encoded by the coding sequence ATGCGCCGGATACTGTCTGTCTTATTAGAAAACGAATCAGGCGCGTTATCGCGCGTGATTGGCCTGTTCTCTCAGCGTGGCTACAACATTGAAAGCCTGACGGTTGCACCAACCGATGACCCAACGTTGTCACGCATGACGATCCAAACCGTGGGCGATCAAAAAGTCCTTGAGCAGATCGAAAAGCAACTGCATAAGTTGGTTGACGTGCTGCGCGTCAATGAGCTGGGGCAGGGCGCGCATGTTGAGCGCGAAATCATGCTAGTAAAAATTCAGGCCAGCGGTTATGGGCGTGAAGAAGTAAAACGCAATGCGGAAATTTTCCGTGGGCAGATCATTGATGTTACGCCGTCGATTTACACGGTTCAGCTTGCCGGGACCAGCGATAAGCTGGACGCGTTTCTCGCCACGATCCGTGATGTCGCGAAAATTGTCGAAGTCGCGCGCTCGGGCGTCGTGGGATTATCGCGCGGCGACAAAATCATGCGTTAA
- the cra gene encoding catabolite repressor/activator, whose translation MKLDEIARLAGVSRTTASYVINGKAKQYRVSDKTVEKVMAVVREHNYHPNAVAAGLRAGRTRSIGLVIPDLENTSYTRIANYLERQARQRGYQLLIACSEDQPDNEMRCIEHLLQRQVDAIIVSTSLPPEHPFYQRWANDSFPIVALDRALDREHFTSVVGADQDDAEMLAEELRKFPAEHVLYLGALPELSVSFLREQGFRTAWKDDPREVQYLYANSYEREAAAQLFDKWLETNPMPQAMFITSFALLQGVLDVTLRRDGKLPQDLAIATFGDHELLDFLQCPVLAVAQRHRDVAERVLEIVLASLDEPRKPKAGLSRIRRNLYRRGILSRV comes from the coding sequence GTGAAACTGGATGAAATCGCCCGGCTAGCCGGCGTCTCACGAACGACGGCAAGCTATGTCATCAATGGTAAGGCGAAGCAATATCGTGTCAGCGATAAAACCGTTGAGAAAGTTATGGCCGTGGTTCGTGAGCATAACTACCATCCGAACGCGGTGGCGGCTGGGTTACGCGCAGGACGCACACGATCGATTGGGCTGGTTATTCCCGATCTCGAAAATACAAGCTACACACGCATTGCCAACTATCTGGAACGCCAGGCGCGCCAGCGCGGTTATCAATTGTTGATCGCCTGTTCAGAAGATCAGCCTGATAACGAAATGCGCTGCATTGAACACTTATTACAGCGCCAGGTAGATGCAATCATCGTCTCAACGTCATTACCGCCAGAACATCCGTTCTATCAACGCTGGGCTAATGACTCCTTTCCTATCGTTGCGCTGGATCGCGCGCTGGATCGTGAACACTTCACCAGCGTTGTCGGTGCCGATCAGGATGATGCAGAAATGCTGGCGGAAGAGCTGCGCAAATTCCCGGCGGAACATGTGCTCTATTTAGGCGCATTGCCGGAATTGTCCGTGAGCTTCCTGCGTGAGCAGGGGTTCCGAACCGCGTGGAAAGATGATCCGCGTGAAGTGCAGTATCTGTATGCAAACAGCTACGAGCGTGAAGCCGCAGCGCAACTGTTTGATAAATGGCTGGAAACGAACCCGATGCCGCAGGCCATGTTTATCACTTCCTTCGCGTTATTGCAGGGTGTGCTGGATGTGACGTTGCGCCGCGACGGTAAGTTGCCGCAGGATCTGGCCATCGCCACCTTTGGTGATCATGAGTTGCTTGATTTCCTGCAATGCCCGGTGCTGGCGGTGGCTCAGCGTCATCGTGATGTTGCCGAGCGGGTGCTGGAAATTGTGCTCGCCAGCCTCGATGAACCTCGCAAGCCAAAAGCGGGATTAAGCCGTATCCGGCGTAATCTCTATCGCCGTGGCATATTAAGTCGGGTATAA